In Strigops habroptila isolate Jane chromosome 4, bStrHab1.2.pri, whole genome shotgun sequence, a single genomic region encodes these proteins:
- the CALCB gene encoding calcitonin gene-related peptide 2 isoform X3 codes for MVVLKISSFLAVYALVVCQMDSFQAAPVRPGLESITDRVTLSDYEARRLLNALVKEFIQITAEELEQASEGNSVTAQKRACNTATCVTHRLADFLSRSGGMGKNNFVPTNVGSKAFGRRRRSVQI; via the exons ATGGTTGTGCTGAAGATTTCATCTTTCCTTGCTGTTTATGCCTTGGTGGTGTGCCAGATGGATAGCTTCCAGGCAGCCCCAGTCAG ACCTGGCTTGGAGTCCATAACAGATCGAGTGACGCTCAGTGATTACGAAGCTCGGAGGTTATTAAATGCGCTGGTGAAAGAGTTCATACAGATAACAGCGGAAGAGCTGGAGCAAGCCTCTGAAGGGAACAG cGTAACAGCACAGAAGAGGGCGTGCAACACAGCAACCTGTGTGACCCACCGCCTGGCAGACTTCCTGAGCAGGTCAGGAGGAATGGGCAAGAACAACTTTGTACCAACCAACGTGGGATCCAAGGCCTTTGGCAGGCGAAGAAGAAGCGTTCAAATATAG
- the CALCB gene encoding calcitonin gene-related peptide 2 isoform X2 produces the protein MVVLKISSFLAVYALVVCQMDSFQAAPVRPGLESITDRVTLSDYEARRLLNALVKEFIQITAEELEQASEGNSSVTAQKRACNTATCVTHRLADFLSRSGGMGKNNFVPTNVGSKAFGRRRRSVQI, from the exons ATGGTTGTGCTGAAGATTTCATCTTTCCTTGCTGTTTATGCCTTGGTGGTGTGCCAGATGGATAGCTTCCAGGCAGCCCCAGTCAG ACCTGGCTTGGAGTCCATAACAGATCGAGTGACGCTCAGTGATTACGAAGCTCGGAGGTTATTAAATGCGCTGGTGAAAGAGTTCATACAGATAACAGCGGAAGAGCTGGAGCAAGCCTCTGAAGGGAACAG cagcGTAACAGCACAGAAGAGGGCGTGCAACACAGCAACCTGTGTGACCCACCGCCTGGCAGACTTCCTGAGCAGGTCAGGAGGAATGGGCAAGAACAACTTTGTACCAACCAACGTGGGATCCAAGGCCTTTGGCAGGCGAAGAAGAAGCGTTCAAATATAG
- the CALCB gene encoding calcitonin gene-related peptide 2 isoform X1 has product MVVLKISSFLAVYALVVCQMDSFQAAPVRPGLESITDRVTLSDYEARRLLNALVKEFIQITAEELEQASEGNSLDRPISKRCASLSTCVLGKLSQELHKLQTYPRTDVGAGTPGKKRNVLSDLEHERYAKYGEPLGDN; this is encoded by the exons ATGGTTGTGCTGAAGATTTCATCTTTCCTTGCTGTTTATGCCTTGGTGGTGTGCCAGATGGATAGCTTCCAGGCAGCCCCAGTCAG ACCTGGCTTGGAGTCCATAACAGATCGAGTGACGCTCAGTGATTACGAAGCTCGGAGGTTATTAAATGCGCTGGTGAAAGAGTTCATACAGATAACAGCGGAAGAGCTGGAGCAAGCCTCTGAAGGGAACAG ccTGGATAGACCCATTTCCAAACGCTGTGCCAGTCTGAGTACTTGTGTGCTGGGCAAACTGTCCCAAGAATTGCACAAATTGCAAACTTATCCTCGCACTGACGTCGGGGCTGGAACTCCTGGCAAGAAACGAAATGTGCTGAGTGACCTGGAACACGAACGCTATGCAAAATATGGGGAACCCCTGGGAGACAACTAG